The following nucleotide sequence is from Flavobacteriales bacterium.
GCTTTGATTTCAACTCAAATTTATGCAATTTATTGTTGTTATCAATGATAGTTATCTTATTAGTGTCGTGTTTAAAACCTGCTCCATCATCATTCATTGAATTTAAGACAATGAAATCTAGGTTTTTGTCTTTTAATTTCTTTTTAGCATTAACAATTTCATCATTAGTTTCTAGAGCAAAACCAATAAGTATTTGTTTATGGTTTTTAATTTGACCTAAGCTTTTGAGAATGTCTTGAGTTTGTATAAACTCAATAGTAAGATTTTCAGTCTTTTTCTTCATTTTAGTAGCTGACACCAATTTAGGAGTATAATCAGATACAGCAGCGCTCAAAATAGCTATATCCGATGATTTAAAAGACTTATGACATTCATCAAACATCTCTTTAGCACTAACCACATTGATAAGCTTTATGCTATTATTCTGAATTTGTTGGTGAGTTGGCCCAGCTATTAGAGTAACAATAGCACCAGCTTTAGCCGCTGACTCAGCAACAGAAAACCCCATTTTTCCTGATGAATGATTACCAATAAATCTTACTGGGTCAATGGCTTCAAATGTTGGTCCAGCAGTTATTAGTACCTTTTTACCCTTCAATGGAAGATTATTGAATAGCTCATCTTCAATAGCTAAAATAATATCTTCAGGTTCTGCCATTCTTCCCTTTCCACTTAGTCCACTTGCTAATTCTCCATCACCCGGAGGAATATATGTGTTACCAAAAGAAATTAGTTTTTCAATATTTTCTTGAGTAGATTGGTGTTTAAACATATCTAAGTCCATAGCAGGAGCAAAAAATATTGGGCATTTAGCAGAGAGATAGGTGGTTAATAATAGGTTATCACATTCGCCATTCGCCATCTTAGATAGAGTTTTGGCAGTTGCAGGAGCAATAACAAACAAATCGGCCCAAAGACCGATATCTACATGATTATTCCAAACGCCTTTATCCTCTTGTTTGACTAAACCTGTCAGAACAGGGTTTTTGGACAAGGTAGATAACGTTAGCGGAGTTATAAATTCTTGAGATTCTGGAGTTTGAATGACTTTAACATTGGCGCCATATTTTACAAATTCTCTTACTAATAGAGCAGATTTGTAGGCTGCAATACTTGCAGTGACACCAATAATTACATTTTTACCCCTTAAAAAAGACATTAGATATTGCCTTCTTCGCTATTATCTAACTTAGCGTTCCTGTGGTAAATGTTTTCTTCTAGAAATTCTTGTACAGCAATAAGTGTTCCTTTTGGTAGTCTTTCATAAAACTTAGAAACTTCAATCTGTTCACTGTTTTCAAAAATTTCTTCTATTGACTCACTAGGAGTAGCAAATTCTGCTAATTTAGAAAGTAATTCTTCTTTAATATCTTTATTGATTTGAACAGCACGCTTTGACATTATAGCTACAGCTTCGTACATATTTCCTGTACGCTGAGCCATTTGCTTAACATTTCTTGTTTCTGTTGTATTAGCTGCTTTTGATTTTTTAAAATCTGTCATTGTTGAAACTTTTCTAGTTGTTTAATTGATTTTTCATAAATGTTCTGTGCATCTTTTAACTTCTCGTCTTCAGGGAAATTTTTGGAAAAATATCGATAAGATGCTATCGTATTATTTAATCGCTCTATTTTTTTATTTGTCACACTATTTATTGCTAATTTATAATTAGCATCTAAAATTAAAAATTGTATTTCAGATTGATTGTCAATAGTAGGATAATCAGTTATAACATTATTTAAGGCTGTAATTGCAGCATTGTAATCTTCAATGTCATAATATAGCTTTGCAATACCGTAAACTTTTTTATGAACTTTTTCTGTCAAATCATCAATTAGGGCGTTGCATTCTGCAACTTTATCACTTTCAGGATAATTATTAATAAAAGTTTGAAGCTCTTGTATGGCTTTTATTGTATTCGTTTTGTCTAAAGAATATTTTGGAGATTCTAAATAATAGCAATAAGCTGCCATAAACGACAATTCTTCATTATGCTTACTTGATGGATAGGTTAAAGTAAATATTTTGAATTTATAACTAGCTAACATATTGGCACCTAAACCATAATGAGTGTACGCCAGTAAATAATCTACTTCTTCTGCTTTCTTTGTTCCCTTAAACAGAGTATGTAACTCATCAAGAAGTGGTAATGCCTTGAAGTACTCATCCTCTTCGTAGTACTTTTTGGCCATGATATACTTTAACTCAATATCATTGCTCTTAACTATTTTCTGATAGCCATTACAAGAGAATAACACTGCTAATAAAACGATATATAAGTAATTTTTCATCTAAAATAATCAGTTGCAAAGATAGTAATTGGAACGACTTTTAAAATATTTTATTTTACATAGTTTAAAATGTATTTTGTAAGATAAATACTATTGATTATTTTAGCCAACTTAAACGAACAAGTTAGTATGGATCTTTTTGACAAGATAAGAAATAATAGAGGACCTTTAGGCAAACATGCAAAAGATGCGCATGGTTATTTTACATTCCCAAAGCTAGAAGGAGAAATATCCAATAAGATGGTGTTTCGTGGTAAAGAAGTTTTAGTATGGAGCATCAATAATTACATTGGTCTATCAAATCAAGAAGAAGTCAGACGTGCTGACGAAGAAGCTGCTAAAAATTGGGGATTAGGTTATCCTATGGGTTCCAGAATGATGTCAGGTAACACTAACTATCATGAAGAATTAGAACACAATCTTTCTGCATTCATGAAAAAAGAAGATACTATCCTTCTTAATTTTGGATATCAAGGTATGGTATCCTCTATCGATGCTTTGGTAGACAGAAAAGATGTAATTGTATATGACAGTGAATGCCATGCTTGTATTAT
It contains:
- the bamD gene encoding outer membrane protein assembly factor BamD: MKNYLYIVLLAVLFSCNGYQKIVKSNDIELKYIMAKKYYEEDEYFKALPLLDELHTLFKGTKKAEEVDYLLAYTHYGLGANMLASYKFKIFTLTYPSSKHNEELSFMAAYCYYLESPKYSLDKTNTIKAIQELQTFINNYPESDKVAECNALIDDLTEKVHKKVYGIAKLYYDIEDYNAAITALNNVITDYPTIDNQSEIQFLILDANYKLAINSVTNKKIERLNNTIASYRYFSKNFPEDEKLKDAQNIYEKSIKQLEKFQQ
- the coaBC gene encoding bifunctional phosphopantothenoylcysteine decarboxylase/phosphopantothenate--cysteine ligase CoaBC, whose product is MSFLRGKNVIIGVTASIAAYKSALLVREFVKYGANVKVIQTPESQEFITPLTLSTLSKNPVLTGLVKQEDKGVWNNHVDIGLWADLFVIAPATAKTLSKMANGECDNLLLTTYLSAKCPIFFAPAMDLDMFKHQSTQENIEKLISFGNTYIPPGDGELASGLSGKGRMAEPEDIILAIEDELFNNLPLKGKKVLITAGPTFEAIDPVRFIGNHSSGKMGFSVAESAAKAGAIVTLIAGPTHQQIQNNSIKLINVVSAKEMFDECHKSFKSSDIAILSAAVSDYTPKLVSATKMKKKTENLTIEFIQTQDILKSLGQIKNHKQILIGFALETNDEIVNAKKKLKDKNLDFIVLNSMNDDGAGFKHDTNKITIIDNNNKLHKFELKSKQDVADDIINYLIDKL
- a CDS encoding DNA-directed RNA polymerase subunit omega; its protein translation is MTDFKKSKAANTTETRNVKQMAQRTGNMYEAVAIMSKRAVQINKDIKEELLSKLAEFATPSESIEEIFENSEQIEVSKFYERLPKGTLIAVQEFLEENIYHRNAKLDNSEEGNI